GGTCAGGTCGCTGTGGGACAGGATCCGGCCCTCGGGGTCGAAGACCATGGCGTAGACGATGTGGAGATCCTTGTTGCCCACCATGCGGGAGACATACAAGTCGAGCAGCCCCGCCTCGGCGATGGTTCCCGTCTGATCATAGAGAAGAAGCTGGGTGAAGGGCAGTTTCATCGAGGTGGCGAGCGTCCGCGCCGTCTGCTCCTCCTTCTCCAGCAGGTGCCGCTTCTCCGATCCCACGAGGAAATAGTGCAGGGCGATCGCAACGAGGAGGATCCCGACCGCGCCGGCCGCCATGAATTTCCCGGCGAGGGAGGGAGCGGGAAGCCTCAGTTTGCGAAGAAGGGGTTCGAGGTGTGGCAACGGATTCCGCATCCCGTGGGAATGGAGACGATTTTCCGATACAGGAAGTCGTAGTCTTCGCCGCGCGCGCGGACGAAGCCGTGCTGAAGCTCCGGCCCCCACCGTGCGAGGGTCGCCTTTCCACCCGGGCTGCTTCCGTCGATCGACAGCAGGGCCTTCACCATCGCCGCCTCCGCATCCTTCGGAAGGGAAGGGCCCGCGGCGATCGGCGCGTTCGGAAGTTCTTCCGACTCGGCGATGATCCGCAGCCCCTGTGCCTCGTATTTCCATGCGACGACGTCTTTCACCGCTCCCGCGTCGTAGACCCCTTTCAGGACGGCCTTGGCAACCTCCTCGTGGTTATGGAGGTTCTTCACGACCTTGAGATGGTTCGGGGTCACCCCCGAACCGAACAGCAAGTAGCTCGGGATGAGTGCGCCCGTCGTGGATCGCCGGGCGCCGAAGGCGACGCTCTTCCCCCGGAGGTCCTGGATCGTCCGGACGGGGCTGTCCAAGCGGACGATGATGAAACAGCGGTAGGTCGTTCCCCCTTCGGCATTCCGCGGCTTGACCAGGGCGCGGGCGCCGAAGCGGTGGCGGGCAATGGCGTAGGTCGCCCCTCCGAGGTACGCCACGTCGGTGGTCCCCTTCCGCAGGTCCTCGATCGTCTCCAGATAGGTGCGGCCCAGGCGCAGCTCGAAACGGTATGGGGTGTTCCGGCTCAGGTAATCCATGAGCGGCTGGTAATACTCGTAGGTGACGTGCGGGTTGAACCTCGGGATGACGCCGAAGCGGACGGTCGCCTTCACCGCCGTCTCCGCCGGCAGAACCGGTGAAGCCGAGACAAGGAGGAAGACGGCGGCAGCGATCCCCAGGAACCAGGCCTTCCGG
This genomic stretch from Deltaproteobacteria bacterium harbors:
- the phnD gene encoding phosphate/phosphite/phosphonate ABC transporter substrate-binding protein, producing MAGRILFIDDDPAGREVALFNLRKAWFLGIAAAVFLLVSASPVLPAETAVKATVRFGVIPRFNPHVTYEYYQPLMDYLSRNTPYRFELRLGRTYLETIEDLRKGTTDVAYLGGATYAIARHRFGARALVKPRNAEGGTTYRCFIIVRLDSPVRTIQDLRGKSVAFGARRSTTGALIPSYLLFGSGVTPNHLKVVKNLHNHEEVAKAVLKGVYDAGAVKDVVAWKYEAQGLRIIAESEELPNAPIAAGPSLPKDAEAAMVKALLSIDGSSPGGKATLARWGPELQHGFVRARGEDYDFLYRKIVSIPTGCGIRCHTSNPFFAN